In the Flavisolibacter tropicus genome, one interval contains:
- a CDS encoding fasciclin domain-containing protein, which produces MKLTINKWVKSSALFIGAVSLLASCNKELPDAVPNPVPSHEGSTIMELLNDASFSLLKTAVTKAAPASNSGLVPLSTLLADKTGEFTFFAPTNTAFAASGITSTQINGMSPGMLDTLLRYQIVGGQKFLYTSTSTATPFPNFQFPSQFVLAPPSASLPPGLRMPIFPSKVNGMWVNNIPVVQPDQIAANGVIQKPAVVVAPPSQYLWNRIDTAADLTYLRAAIKKADVGAAAGSALEDILKNAAANLTVFAPTDAAFKQVLTAQITVALMAQGMDQATALATATALASTPAVFTNPLLATVLTSENVKGIVVYHMLGNRAFTVNLPTTATNKPTLLNTAIAAHPGITLQATFGATGVTAATVKGAANATAATVLINPTPTGGTSDQNYINGVLHKINQVLLPQ; this is translated from the coding sequence ATGAAACTTACTATAAATAAATGGGTGAAATCAAGTGCCTTATTCATTGGTGCGGTTAGTTTGCTGGCTTCCTGTAATAAAGAGTTGCCAGATGCAGTACCCAATCCAGTACCTTCTCATGAGGGATCAACGATAATGGAACTTTTAAACGATGCTAGTTTTAGTTTATTAAAAACTGCAGTTACCAAGGCTGCTCCTGCTTCCAACTCTGGTTTGGTGCCGCTTAGTACACTATTAGCAGATAAAACAGGCGAGTTTACTTTTTTTGCGCCGACGAATACAGCTTTTGCAGCATCAGGAATAACTAGTACTCAGATTAATGGTATGAGTCCTGGTATGCTGGATACTTTATTACGATATCAAATCGTAGGTGGTCAAAAATTTTTGTACACTTCTACTTCAACGGCCACTCCATTTCCAAATTTCCAATTTCCATCACAGTTTGTACTGGCACCGCCTTCTGCATCACTACCTCCGGGTTTGAGAATGCCTATTTTCCCTTCTAAAGTAAATGGCATGTGGGTGAACAACATTCCAGTGGTTCAGCCTGATCAAATTGCGGCTAATGGGGTTATTCAAAAACCAGCAGTGGTTGTAGCTCCTCCGTCCCAATATCTGTGGAACCGAATTGATACGGCTGCGGATTTGACTTACTTGAGAGCAGCTATTAAAAAAGCTGATGTGGGAGCAGCAGCTGGAAGTGCGTTGGAAGATATTTTGAAAAATGCTGCTGCTAACCTAACGGTGTTTGCTCCAACTGATGCTGCGTTTAAACAGGTTTTAACTGCTCAAATTACAGTGGCTTTAATGGCTCAAGGAATGGATCAAGCTACTGCTTTAGCTACAGCAACAGCTTTAGCTTCTACTCCTGCAGTATTTACAAATCCACTACTAGCAACTGTATTAACTTCAGAAAATGTAAAAGGGATCGTTGTATATCATATGTTAGGTAACAGAGCGTTTACTGTAAACTTACCAACTACGGCTACCAATAAGCCTACCTTGTTAAATACAGCAATTGCCGCACATCCAGGCATAACATTACAAGCGACTTTTGGTGCAACTGGAGTTACTGCTGCCACTGTAAAAGGTGCTGCTAATGCAACCGCAGCCACTGTTTTAATAAATCCAACACCAACTGGTGGTACTAGTGATCAGAATTATATCAATGGAGTTTTGCATAAAATCAATCAGGTATTGTTACCTCAATAA
- the holA gene encoding DNA polymerase III subunit delta, whose translation MKADKILEGLRKKSYKSIYWLEGDEDFFIDQVLNFAESNILSEDESAFNRTILYGRDTDWATVMNACRRYPMFAERQVVIVKEAQAMRDIEKLEPYIDHPLSSTLLFIGYKGKKVDGRTKLAKTLKSKAEMLTTRKLYDNELPDWVQGLTREKGFTLTNKALYLLIDHIGNDLSRINNEIDKIAINLGERKNITEDDIEVFVGISKEYNVFELQDALAKRDLSKAIRIAQYFENNPKAGPLQLIFPSIYTFFSKLQMIHTSGGAADKALAGAIGVPEWKMKDYFQAAHKYNLMAIEKNILLLQQYNLRSLGVNDAGTEDGQLLKEMLVKMIYD comes from the coding sequence ATGAAAGCAGATAAGATTTTAGAAGGGTTACGTAAAAAAAGTTATAAATCGATATATTGGTTAGAGGGAGATGAGGACTTTTTTATAGATCAGGTATTGAATTTTGCCGAATCTAATATTCTCTCTGAAGACGAATCAGCTTTTAATCGTACCATTCTTTATGGTAGAGATACTGATTGGGCTACTGTTATGAATGCTTGTCGCCGGTATCCAATGTTTGCTGAAAGACAAGTGGTTATTGTAAAAGAGGCCCAGGCAATGAGAGATATTGAAAAGCTAGAACCCTATATAGATCATCCGTTGTCTTCTACACTGCTGTTTATTGGTTATAAAGGTAAAAAGGTAGATGGGCGCACAAAATTGGCAAAGACGTTAAAGTCCAAAGCTGAAATGCTCACTACACGTAAATTGTATGATAATGAATTACCTGATTGGGTTCAAGGTCTTACTCGCGAAAAAGGATTTACTCTCACAAATAAGGCTTTATATCTACTGATTGATCATATTGGAAATGATTTAAGCCGCATCAATAATGAAATAGATAAAATAGCTATAAATCTGGGTGAACGTAAGAATATAACAGAAGACGATATTGAAGTATTTGTGGGCATCAGCAAAGAGTATAATGTATTTGAATTGCAGGACGCACTAGCAAAGCGCGATTTAAGCAAGGCTATTCGTATAGCTCAGTATTTTGAAAACAATCCCAAGGCAGGCCCTTTACAATTGATTTTCCCTTCTATTTATACGTTCTTTAGCAAGTTGCAAATGATCCATACCAGTGGCGGAGCCGCTGATAAAGCATTGGCTGGAGCCATTGGGGTACCGGAGTGGAAAATGAAGGATTACTTTCAGGCCGCTCACAAATACAATTTGATGGCCATTGAAAAGAATATTCTTTTACTTCAACAATATAACCTACGTAGTTTGGGAGTAAATGATGCTGGAACAGAAGATGGACAACTTTTAAAAGAAATGCTTGTTAAAATGATCTATGATTAA